One Tachysurus vachellii isolate PV-2020 chromosome 8, HZAU_Pvac_v1, whole genome shotgun sequence genomic window carries:
- the LOC132850580 gene encoding glypican-6-like, which produces MVLARVAELLLCALCALVRAEDRAPAGCSAVRQVYSDMGFSSGTVPDNVTAGDYLQVCVQNWTCCSTEMEMNFIERSKHEFEKFVDEATEDLRNTFESRYKMFDDFFLELLEKTERSLNEMFLRTYGDLYTQNADVFQQLFSELKHYYSGENVNLEEAIGDFWVHLMERMFQLLNSQYDINDDYMECVNKHMDDLKPFGDVPKTVKVQVSRAFAVARTFVQGLGFGQEVANNASKVNLSTTCVSNITEMLYCPYCQGATSQKPCKDYCLHVLKLCLRSQLRMDDDWTRYIDAMLLLIERLEGPLNIESVMEPIDVKISDAIMTMQEKTMELSYKVFRGCGQPKLLEKIRRDRDVSGTFDARFTTTELTGTNLQKLVVDIKEKLSQFKSFWSSLPEFVCQDENVAASAEETSCWDAEKQDWNVSEAFDELFFDYPAVASTLKRAYSGYQTHDDDTSDEVSGSGSGSGCMESCLPPVPPLYTENPKTEESSTSHIHPCNFLLLLLLLVLSILTSLEQQS; this is translated from the exons ATGGTTCTCGCGCGCGTCGCTGAGCTCCTTCTGTGCGCGCTCTGTGCGCTGGTGCGCGCCGAGGACCGCGCGCCCGCCGGGTGTAGCGCGGTgagacaggtgtacagtgacATGGGCTTCAGCTCCGGGACCGTCCCTGATAATGTCACGGCAG GTGACTacctgcaggtgtgtgtgcagaacTGGACTTGCTGTAGCACAGAAATGGAGATGAATTTCATTGAGAGGAGTAAACATGAGTTTGAAAAGTTTGTGGATGAGGCCACTGAAGACTTGAGGAACACATTTGAGTCCagatataaaatgtttgatG ATTTCTTCCTGGAGCTCCTGGAGAAAACCGAACGCTCGCTGAATGAGATGTTCCTTCGCACTTACGGCGATCTGTACACGCAGAACGCAGACGTGTTCCAGCAGCTGTTTTCTGAACTGAAACACTATTACTCTGGTGAAAATGTGAACCTGGAGGAGGCAATCGGAGATTTCTGGGTGCATCTGATGGAGCGCATGTTCCAGCTGCTGAACTCACAGTATGACATCAATGACGATTACATGGAGTGCGTGAACAAACACATGGATGATCTCAAGCCCTTCGGTGACGTGCCAAAAACTGTCAAAGTTCAGGTGTCAAGGGCGTTTGCCGTAGCTCGTACCTTCGTCCAAGGACTCGGATTTGGACAGGAAGTGGCTAACAATGCATCCAAG GTTAACTTGAGCACAACATGTGTTAGCAACATCACTGAAATGCTTTACTGCCCGTACTGCCAGGGTGCGACGTCACAGAAGCCATGTAAAGATTACTGCCTTCATGTCCTGAAGCTCTGTTTAAGGTCTCAACTCAGAATGGATGACGACTGGACTCGCTACATTG ACGCGATGTTGCTGCTGATTGAGAGACTCGAAGGACCACTTAACATCGAGTCCGTCATGGAGCCGATCGACGTCAAGATTTCAGACGCCATCATGACAATGCAGGAGAAAACCATGGAGCTGTCGTATAAA GTTTTTCGTGGTTGTGGTCAGCCAAAGCTTTTGGAaaagatcagacgagatcgtgACGTCTCCGGCACTTTCGATGCCAGATTTACAACGACCGAGTTGACTGGCACAAACCTACAAAAACTA gtagTGGACATTAAGGAGAAACTGTCCCAGTTTAAGTCGTTCTGGTCGTCGCTGCCTGAGTTTGTGTGTCAGGATGAGAACGTAGCTGCAAGCGCAGAGGAGACGAGCTGCTGGGACGCAGAGAAACAAGACTG GAACGTCTCTGAAGCCTTTGATGAATTGTTTTTCGATTACCCGGCGGTGGCCAGCACACTAAAGCGAGCTTACAGCGGCTACCAGACGCACGACGATGACACCA gtGATGAGGTGAGTGGATCGGGAAGTGGGAGTGGCTGTATGGAGTCGTGTCTTCCTCCGGTTCCCCCTCTCTACACTGAAAACCCAAAGACAGAAGAGTCCTCCACCTCACACATCCACCCATGcaacttcctcctcctcctccttctgttGGTTCTGTCCATCCTCACATCTCTGGAGCAGCAGAGCTAA
- the dct gene encoding L-dopachrome tautomerase, whose translation MRRMVLMKALVFWCLLSAVSRGVQSQFPRACSTVEAIELKRCCPSPSADTEDACGARSGRGVCDSVRTDTRPWGGTYTLRNVDDRERWPTKFFTQTCTCFGNFAGYDCGECKFGWTGPNCNLRKAPVIRKNIMSLSEEERRIFLDVLQRSKHTIHPQYVIATEHWLGLIDRQTNQTRFSNITVYDLFVWQHYYSVRDTLLGPGRPFKAIDFSHKGPAFITWHRYHLLSLERDLQKLIGDDNFAIPYWNFATGGSECDVCTDDLLGGEDPGDPSLISPRSPFSDWGIVCDSLDEYNRLVTLCNGTREGPLRRGLKERGNITLPTMGNVRSCLQLRDFDRPPYFTNSTFSFRNALEGFDKADGELDSAVMGLHNLVHDFLSGTNALSHSAANDPIFVVLHAFTDAIFEEWLRRFPKNDSFPEEMAPIGHNRHFNMVPFFPPITNEELYIPSVELGYSYQIDLGDAGQSPAVFIVAGSCLALFVLLLLMVLYARQRHRSEYEPLVSVGYPAVKYTEDA comes from the exons atgaggaggatggtGCTGATGAAGGCGCTGGTGTTTTGGTGCCTGCTCTCTGCGGTCTCGCGCGGAGTCCAGTCGCAGTTTCCGCGCGCGTGCAGCACGGTGGAGGCGATCGAGTTGAAGCGCTGCTGTCCGTCTCCGAGCGCCGATACCGAGGACGCGTGCGGCGCGCGCTCCGGACGCGGGGTCTGCGATTCCGTGCGCACGGATACGCGGCCGTGGGGGGGGACGTACACGCTGCGTAACGTGGATGACCGCGAGCGTTGGCCGACCAAGTTCTTCACGCAGACCTGCACGTGTTTCG GTAATTTTGCTGGCTATGACTGTGGCGAGTGCAAGTTTGGTTGGACTGGACCCAACTGCAATCTACGCAAGGCTCCTGTGATCCGGAAGAACATCATGTCTCTGAGTGAGGAGGAGAGGCGGATCTTCCTGGATGTGCTGCAGCGTTCCAAACACACCATACACCCCCAGTACGTCATCGCCACCGAACACTGGCTCGGCCTGATCGACCGCCAAACCAATCAGACACGCTTCAGCAACATCACTGTGTACGACCTGTTCGTCTGGCAACACTACTACTCCGTGAGGGACACACTGCTTG GTCCTGGGCGTCCATTCAAAGCCATCGATTTCTCCCATAAAGGCCCCGCCTTCATCACCTGGCACAGGTACCATCTCCTGAGTCTGGAGCGAGACCTTCAG aAACTGATAGGTGATGACAATTTTGCTATTCCTTACTGGAATTTTGCAACGGGTGGCTCTGAGTGCGACGTCTGCACTGATGATCTTTTAGGAGGAGAAGACCCTGGTGACCCGTCACTCATCAGCCCTAGATCACCGTTCAGTGACTGGGGAATCGTGTGTGACAG CTTGGACGAATATAACCGTTTGGTGACACTGTGTAACGGGACAAGAGAGGGACCTTTGCGTCGAGGCTTGAAGGAAAGAGGCAACATTACTTTGCCAACGATGGGCAACGTGCGCAGCTGCCTCCAGTTGCGGGACTTCGACAGGCCGCCGTATTTTACCAACTCCACCTTTAGCTTCAG aaaTGCGTTGGAGGGGTTCGATAAAGCAGACGGAGAACTCGACAGCGCTGTGATGGGTTTACACAACCTCGTCCATGACTTTCTGAGTGGCACCAACGCACTGTCCCACTCGGCCGCCAACGACCCCATCTTTGTG GTGTTACATGCCTTCACTGATGCCATATTTGAAGAATGGCTGCGTCGCTTCCCAAAAAATGACAGTTTTCCTGAAGAAATGGCTCCAATCGGCCATAACCGCCATTTTAATATGGTTCCCTTCTTTCCTCCGATCACAAACGAGGAACTCTACATTCCCTCTGTGGAGCTAGGCTACTCCTACCAGATCGACCTCGGAG atgCAGGTCAATCCCCAGCCGTATTCATTGTTGCCGGCTCCTGCCTCGCTCTtttcgtcctcctcctccttatGGTTCTGTACGCACGGCAGAGACACAGAAGCGAGTACGAGCCGCTCGTCAGCGTTGGTTATCCTGCTGTGAAATACACCGAGGACGCCTGA